In a single window of the Cydia amplana chromosome 4, ilCydAmpl1.1, whole genome shotgun sequence genome:
- the LOC134663220 gene encoding uncharacterized protein LOC134663220: MAATAVYFSFIVCLYYVNSLNLPGPLVYVVTPSPRTPAALKIDEGRSAPFYYHNWMRRMDSPQNASSTTTTTTPKVETPDLIFAEFESHNGDSYSKSLRNLLEKEKIQSKSSTTTKKPIYVPDDVLEQTPEVNYAAPDSNTHDEDKLKARTPDMTDYFALYNNLYGNNDAAPVFIPTPTTASTTTTTTTSAPKLSNVEDIWHVIDSEKHNQFAGQWEEVPVDAENDKTNTHTMISQAEPQKEDKTKNEDVMDDNFALPGFGTNPGNGAENESRAIRTEPNIRFPYINLKPFQVKKSFANNKKTNNGMFTNLDNFHEITNPVRGEAQEVMPARQPIDRYNPAQPYLPPSRYGNLNTKQDSSANSPPVKSVANLVPPPPPPPPSTSDNFPVPDSYESFPPFASFDTNPASAPPAAPSPPLPPSVPKPSAPKYQPPVETPAYDSPSDDGGSDSPPMDLGYRYKPPSPPAKPFLPTLPPLSKPFKGYSYDKPVMPLDDSPVMDKPQYHGYHYKKPEAPPSDDLPPSPSYDHHGPPSYQGPDYPELIFNKYHGNDDEGNDMGIMPPPAAPDMDNSGPPSDDHGFPHDFPGDFKYHHDFDDHDFYHHHHHHPTTTTTTTTTEMPRVNRYSYYYLGKKLYYLPLYFSVYFICYVGALIIKAVLRHKIVYPNSFRPNDQTSSFFSKRSVDSWNLSNENLHEITGRVTAAIGKAAEKYMNQGIKQE, translated from the exons atggcTGCTACTGCggtgtattttagttttatagtgTGCTTATATTATGTAAACTCGCTAAACTTACCCGGTCCCCTCGTGTACGTAGTGACTCCCTCGCCACGCACGCCGGCCGCGCTGAAGATCGACGAGGGAAGATCGGCGCCCTTCTATTACCATAACTGGATGCGGAGGATGGATTCGCCCCAAAACGCTTCGAGTACCACGACGACCACTACGCCCAAAGTGGAAACGCCAGATTTGATATTTGCCGAATTCGAATCTCATAATGGAGACAGCTATAGCAAATCATTGAGGAACCTTTTGGAGAAAGAAAAAATACAATCCAAGTCATCTACGACAACAAAGAAGCCGATATATGTGCCCGACGACGTCCTGGAGCAAACGCCTGAAGTAAATTATGCTGCACCGGACAGTAATACACATGACGAAGACAAATTGAAAGCGAGGACTCCTGATATGACTGATTATTTTGCTCTTTATAATAATCTGTACGGCAACAACGATGCTGCCCCAGTATTCATTCCAACGCCCACTACGGCGTCCACCACGACCACTACCACAACCTCTGCCCCAAAGTTGAGCAATGTAGAGGATATCTGGCATGTGATCGATAGTGAAAAGCATAATCAATTTGCTGGACAGTGGGAAGAAGTGCCTGTTGATgctgagaatgataaaacaaatacTCATACTATGATCTCCCAGGCGGAACCCCAAAAAgaagataaaactaaaaacgaaGACGTGATGGATGACAACTTTGCTTTACCTGG ATTTGGAACAAATCCCGGAAACGGAGCCGAGAATGAATCTAGGGCAATTCGTACTGAACCTAACATTCGTTTTCCCTACATAAATTTAAAACCCTTCcaagtaaaaaaatcatttgcaAACAACAAGAAGACCAATAATGGTATGTTTACGAATTTGGACAACTTTCATGAAATAACAAATCCAGTACGAGGAGAAGCTCAAGAAGTAATGCCGGCACGCCAGCCCATCGATCGTTACAACCCTGCGCAACCGTATTTGCCACCATCTAGATATggtaatttaaatacaaaacagGATTCTAGCGCCAATTCTCCACCTGTAAAGTCAGTTGCAAACTTGGTGCCTCCTCCACCTCCTCCACCACCATCTACCAGCGACAATTTCCCTGTCCCCGACAGCTACGAATCATTTCCACCTTTTGCTTCCTTTGATACGAATCCTGCATCGGCTCCTCCTGCCGCCCCAAGTCCTCCACTACCCCCATCAGTTCCTAAACCTTCAGCTCCGAAGTATCAACCTCCAGTGGAAACACCGGCATACGACTCACCGAGTGATGATGGCGGTTCTGATAGTCCACCCATGGATTTAGGCTACCGATACAAACCACCTTCACCCCCTGCTAAACCTTTCCTACCGACTTTGCCGCCTTTATCAAAACCATTTAAGGGATACTCGTATGATAAACCAGTGATGCCATTAGATGATTCACCTGTAATGGATAAACCGCAGTACCACGGTTACCATTATAAAAAGCCTGAGGCTCCCCCCAGCGACGACCTTCCACCAAGTCCAAGTTACGACCACCACGGACCGCCTTCTTACCAAGGACCTGACTATCCCGAGCTAATCTTTAATAAATATCATGGCAACGATGACGAAGGAAATGATATGGGAATTATGCCACCGCCTGCAGCGCCCGATATGGACAATTCTGGTCCGCCTTCTGACGATCATGGATTTCCCCATGACTTCCCCGGGGATTTCAAATATCACCACGACTTCGACGACCATGATTtctaccatcatcatcatcatcatcccacAACCACAACAACTACGACGACGACGGAGATGCCTCGTGTCAACAGATACAGTTATTATTACTTGGGTAAAAAGCTGTATTACTTGCCGCTATATTTTAGCGTTTACTTCATATGTTATGTAGGGGCATTAATTATCAAGGCAGTGTTACGGCACAAGATAGTGTACCCTAACAGCTTTAGACCTAACGATCAAACATCCAGTTTCTTTTCAAAGCGTTCTGTAGATTCATGGAATCTATCAAATGAAAATCTTCACGAGATTACTGGAAGGGTCACGGCCGCTATCGGAAAAGCTGCTGAAAAATATATGAATCAAGGAATAAAACaagaataa
- the LOC134647514 gene encoding uncharacterized protein LOC134647514, translated as MVRKALIVPSIIMWAAAALALWAAGVGAARYDSATPHTPPYTKYKYIPLRSSYDRYDPDELTSSPPADPPRGTVVNSGGTVVNPGGTVVNPGGTVINSGGMAPSEFILTALRTALDVVRNINKQRALAKPKNNTALMQRRRRVNVTSSESGRGFEDYYDEFHHDETTTTTTPKPMKQGRYTDPWAGYYDWIINEGSFKFWSVFQLFTAALLLYACFSAIYYAKFNPIIPDYDHEYDDYFLERTVGRQARSLDSMETWELPSGLSWINPRTFQFILDAISTHYEQE; from the exons ATGGTGCGTAAAGCGTTAATAGTACCGAGTATAATCATGTGGGCGGCAGCGGCGCTGGCGCTGTGGGCGGCCGGCGTGGGCGCCGCGCGCTACGACAGCGCTACGCCGCACACCCCGCCCTAcaccaaatacaaatacatacctTTGCG ATCTTCATACGACCGCTACGACCCCGACGAGTTAACTTCGTCTCCACCCGCGGATCCCCCGCGCGGCACCGTGGTCAACTCGGGCGGCACCGTGGTCAACCCGGGCGGTACCGTGGTCAACCCGGGCGGCACCGTAATCAACTCGGGCGGCATGGCGCCCTCGGAGTTTATCTTGACGGCACTACGCACTGCTCTGGATGTTGTGCGCAATATTAACAAGCAGCGCGCGCTTGCTAAGCCCAAAAACAACACGGCTCTAATG CAACGGCGGAGAAGAGTAAATGTGACATCGAGTGAGAGCGGACGTGGCTTCGAAGACTACTACGACGAGTTTCACCACGACGAGacaaccaccaccaccacccccAAGCCCATGAAGCAGGGCCGCTACACCGACCCCTGGGCCGGCTATTACGACTGGATCATCAACGAGGGCTCCTTCAAGTTCTGGAGTGTCTTCCAG CTGTTCACTGCTGCTCTTCTATTGTACGCGTGCTTCTCCGCCATTTACTATGCGAAATTCAACCCTATTATTCCGGACTACGACCATGAATACGATGACTATTTCCTGGAGAGGACAGTAGGAAGACAAGCCAGAAGTTTGGATTCGATGGAGACTTGGGAGCTACCCTCTGGACTAAGTTGGATAAATCCAAGGACCTTCCAGTTTATCTTAGATGCCATTTCAACACATTATGAGCAAGAATAA